gatagccatctaagtctgtaatttttgaacttatttgagTCTTGTAACTCATCTTAGTGAGTACATTGTAAttcacaattaagaaaaataatgaaatatctcatattgatttgaggatCTCTAACTATTATTTTGCGTATTTCTTTATTACATTGTCTTCCTTTACTGTTTCTTgttgctcaatacatatattcttgcttgctaGTTTTCCTTTTACTCAACCAAAAGCTGAGCCTTTTTACTGGGGTCCTCACTTCAACTTAGGCCTTGGACACACTTAGCCTTCAAAGAAACATATGCCAAAACATGCACACATTAGatatcactctctctcacaaaaatcATTCTCACCTAACTATCTTGGAAGGCaatgcccaagcaaagccacttggacttgagttccaaattccacaagtcttgtgcaaaagcactaagtctgtgagaatttgGGCCAGGATCCTtgtggctgaatcattctcatgaaattcatttacatatatgtatatgtattaaaatgtatatcataatctaagaaactaacaattatttgaagatatgtgtatTGTATAGTGTGTTTTTATGTAGGACCCATAGAGGTaagggaaatgacaaaactccattgcataataAGCATAGAGAAAAATTGTATAGTTCAGAGAATCAGCAATTATGGGTTCTTACAAGCCTAGTACCCCTGGGAACCATGACAGTATGCTCGGGGTACCACGACAGTACGCTCggggtaccaagtgaagaaactttttaaatgtttacacaataaaagataagcctCAAATACTcaatttcaatctctttctcattgtgaatattatgaataattattttacttgtttcGTAAAAGTAAAGGGTCATTTTATgatactaaaacacttataatggtactttattgcttaggaggaatcgcattttgtCTTGAGGAgctttatgtgacttgcgcacaacttggttcgtaatcagccccccatttagctgcggtgaaccaagcccagtccaccaaacaaCAAGTAAAGGGCCTAGGATCCTTGTTTTTACTTGGGCCTAGGTACTGTCCAAAAAGGACCCTCACAAAGTGATGCAACTCCTAAtatttcttctatatttttaagattatttaaaaaaaaaaaaaaaaaaaaaaaaaaaacacacacacacacacaaagtgacaaaacaaaagagtcATGGGTTGCCAAACCAAATTAATCTTTCAATGAagcaacttaaaaataaaataatcctaATGTGTAATGGAGTCAAATCTTCATGGGCTAGCCATTTAATTTGGCCTCATTTACTATATATAGTCGAAATGCATTTGGAAAGTTAACTAGCCTTTGAAATTTAGTGAAATCCACAAGGCATCATGACGTGTTTTCCAATCCACAAGCGTCAAGATTTGCTTAAAATTGCTTGACACTTCCTTCTGTTTTTCTTTGGGTGTCCTCTTCTAATTTAGTGATTCTTTGAAAAGATAATAATGTTTTTGTTGTATTGGTTAATTTCATTAGCACTTGAGGAATTGTACCTAAACTTTGTCCAGAGAATAAATAGTGTCTAGAAATTGAATTCATCATTTTGATTAGTTGACAAAATTATAAACTTAGAACACAATttgattcaaaataaaaattaagggtCTCTTTGTATAATCCCAGCAGCAATTGATGATACAATCACAAAAAAAGATGtccatgaaaaataaaataaaaaactcctcaaatttacttttatttagtGGGTAATTATTGGGTACTTCCGGAGTACTATAAATGAGTGGATTCAAATTCTCTAGATTTCCTAGGGTACTCTACCTATAGATTTCTTTAAATCCTAACcactctttaatgatttaatggtctagattttgccatgtcagcattccactaacaatattcttaaaataataaaataatgttgcaaacaaaacaattaagattattgttagtggaatgctgACATGGTAGAATCTtgaccattaaatcattaaagaatggttaagatttaaggaaatctatttgCTAGAGTACCTTAGGAAATCTAGAAGATCTAAATTCATTAGTGAGACTCATAGTTACTAATTCATGGTGGGATCTATAATTCATATGAGAGGGGGGAGTACACATATGTAGTACTCCCGAAGtgttcaataattttccttattTAGTCACGAAAGAGGTGTACAAGAGGAGTTTCAATAATGGCCTAATCGTAAAGGCATTATTTATGGtgccttttaatttttatgaatcGAACTTTGAACCCCCACCTCCACCTCTCAGACTATCCTGTTGggtatgtttttaaaatttaaaaggaaaataattttattaaatggtGGGTGCCACCTAGATTGCTATGGACCAAAATTAGTGGATGTAGTTGGAGAGAATTAAACTCACCAACCCCACCATTAGCTTTTTCCCATAACCCACAAccttctctctttattttacAAACAAAATTAGCTCCTCCAAAATATTAGTACTTTTTGGGGGtattacacaaagtaataatgAAAGAATAATgttaacacaaaagacaaacataaaataaataacttagaGGCACTATATCgttttccttagacaatatttgccccccACACTTTTGTTGCATAAGaatttgttgaggtctaaaaatcacagtaaaaaataagcccaagaaagaataagNNNNNNNNNNNNNNNNNNNNNNNCAGAATTATTGCAAATTTGTCCCCAAGATACAACAAAGATGTTGGGTTCCATAGATAGCAATTCTGGAGAATGACCCCatgatttcttgtgtttcttgtgttattttttaagtgaacATAAGCCCctatttatacccatagggtTATGTTTCATGAAAAGGTACGTATAGagagttagttatttttcaagtgaacataagccTCTATTCATGAAAAGGCACGTATGgagagttagttatttttttcataaaacggTTAACAATGATtgaaacctcttcaacctttctgaacagtcactagaaaattctacagaaaatttcagaaaattcggattttcaaattttcacttagaaaattccagaacttgaattttcactttatgaaaccatattctccaaactcaaacattattattacaacctatccttgtatatacctatatatacaacaatcccccactaggttgtaataatatatGTCTCACTTGATTGATATCCTATCATGCATAAGAGAAGGTGTCTTTCAACTTAAACCTCCCTTTAGTGTAATTGCTCAAGAAATCAACAGAGTTAACAGTAGTTTGGTGCTTAAACCAAAACTCTTAtgtgttgaaattaaaaataacacaCATATGAGAGCATCCACAACACATTTAGAAATCCAAGTTGTTATCACTATTATGTTCTTGAGCTCTACTTGATTTGATGAACATGTACAAGAGAAAACCCTTTTACTCTTGCTAGAAGCGGCACCACTCCTATGTTCACAAAGGTGAAGTTTCTTCTTATGTCTCTGTTACACAgacatttatgatttatgaactTCATTAAGAGTTTAAAACTCATTCTCAATTTCATCATAACAGTCTACACTAATCCATCTTGAATGAGACACAAAATTAGTGATCTTACTAACCATGTATCAATAGCTTGTTGTTACCCTTTAAACCTCTTTAGATTAAATCAATTCGAGGTTGGGTTCCCACTATTGGTGATTCTCTTAAAAGAAGGGTTTTAGTCCCATTCCAATGGATGTTACCCTTACCAAGTCTCGAGACACACTTCGGTAAATGacctattttatatatagaattacATAGGTAAAAGACTAGTCCAACCACATTTGACTTGCCTTACGTATTCTTATCTTAGACTTTTAAGTCTAAGTTCACTTTGTATACAACTCATGTATACCATACGCATTGTGGTTTTACAACTACAATACAAGGAATGGCTTACTATGGTCATAGCCACGACACTTTATCAAAACCTTAGCCAATTTGTTTCCTTGTCCGTTACCATTGTAATCAATGCTCTCAATTTAATTCTATAGTAGAGTAAGAAATACACCTTATTTCTTTAATGCTTACACATAGCACCCCCACATGTAGTGATTATCTAACTAGACATAGATATTATTACTCACATCAATAATAGAATTAAACTTGAATATTCTATATAATAGATATTCATCACAATTAAGTACTTTCTAGTGATCAATCTCAAGTTTTAGAAACTTTGAAAGTCTACATATTGTGAAGGCAATGTCTAGTTTAGTTCCATACATGATATGTAATATGTACTAAATATATTAGCAAACTCGAGGTATGCATCCGCCCTTCCAGTAATCTCTTTATTTAATATTGGAATCAAAGTGTCTTTGCCTCTTTAAAGATATTAAAATCTAAGAAGTAAGTTCTCAACACTAATCTCAACACAATGAGATTACACAATTCctaaaagaatgagaaattacTAATCTCTACACAATAAGATTACTCAAATCTCAACAAAATGAGATAacataaatctcaaaatgagattaATATAGAGCACATCTCCACTATATTTCTTTACTTGATTCTCATTCATAAAAGACTTTCATTTAATTAAgtaagaaaatgaaaacccaCAGGTCTTTCAAGCAAACTTCCTTACCAAAATCACTTTTTAAGAAAGTCACTTCACATCTATATGACACATACTCAAATTATATGTGGAGACACAatccaatatttcattattGATCATTGAATGTTCAATTAATGAACTCACTTGTACTCTCTTTATTTCACAAAGAGGTACTTTCAAAATAGGATCACAATATGTGATTGTTTAAACTCGAGACATCTACCACACATGGCAGAATTTAATCACAATGAATTTAACATTCCTCGATGTTAATTCTCAATACCTTTATCAAGTACATCTTTGATGCACATTAGCATTCTTATAAGTCCATGACTCGTTTAAGGGTTATACCCCCACACTTTCTTAGAAATCATAATTCCACAATCTGAGTTTCTAAACCCCACAATTAGGGTTCTCAACCATTCCAAAAttcacatatatacacacactataATTACATATATCAAAATGTAATAATAGAATATAgtgaatttctttaaaattatatgaatggTTTTAAAGATATCAAACTAATAACACAAATAGTTACTAGTGTATAGATATCAAAATTCTatctttttccctttgtttcaaACATTTTACTATTAACCTTAGATCAAAAGATTTTATATCTTATTCTAATACCCACTCACAACCAATTGGTTTTAAAGCTAGATGTAGATCCAATAAGAtccaattattattaaataatattgaGTCTATCTCATCACTAATagcttttataataaaaagctACATCTTTTTAGAAGCATAAAGCTTTTAAAACTTTAGGATCACTTCCCTCAAAGAATACCATGGGTATTTAATTAGGACTACACTTTGATTACCTTTAATAAGGTAAACAAGAACTtcacatgaaataaaatttggattaaaatcatttttatttctcaAACTTTGACTCCACGTTTGTTCACTTGGTGAACCACATTTAAATCTTTAATATCACTTAATGTGATATTTAAGATTGGAGTCATTTACTAGTGTTTAAGTAGATATCGGGGTATCCTTGAAATCATCTTTGAATTTAAACACAATAAattcaatatcctttgatttcACTCTTATATTAGACATTAAGTCTAATAAACTACATATCCTCGAATTTACTCAAAACCTACATAtacacattatatagctctttGACTAATTAGTCCTCTTTGGTCTATTATTTACAAAAGGTTAAACACCCCCACAGTTTAAAATGATAAGCATTTGGTCACTTTCTCATTTCATAATACATATGAAATACTTTTGAGATAAAACTCTATTATGCACATAGTATACACTAAGCAAAGCTTCTTCCCATTGATCAAATAGGAACTTAGTTGATTGCACTCAAGTTTATGGCATTCACCATATCAAATAGAGTTCTCTCTTTTGaccaaacaattttattatggtGTATAAGGGATTGCACTTTGGTATATTATGACATGTTTCTCACAAAGAATAATATACATTTAGAAATATTCATCATTTCTAGTTAATACACCATTCAATTCAAATCATCATgcttatataaattatatcatGCTTTGAcataaatttcaagaatttgaaatttaaaagtcTCAATCTAGCATGTCACAAATAAAGAATCAACAATATAAGCAAAACATATTGATAAATAATACTCAGATAGTAGCATATCCATTGCCTACTAATTTCCCATTCTTGGACAAGAccatttttaaataacaaattggCTTTTCTTGATATTAAGTACATGAAAACATAGCATTGGTCAAGAGAACTTCTTGCCAAAACTCAATTTCACTTCAACAATGCACTTTCCTTGAACTTTTGCCTTACTGGGGATGTCCACAAGCACCTCTAGTTCGATGGAAGACTCCTCATAAGTCTTGAATTGTGCCTTGTAGTTGCACACATGCAGCATTGCACCTGAATCAAAACACTAATTGGAAGGATTTGTAATTATAGCCATATGAAATATAGTGATCTTTATTACATATATTACTCACCATAGCAATAAtttctttaatgaaaattgCTTCATTGGCATTTCCATCTTCATCCTTCTTATTCTTTAAGAGCTTACATTCTCAAATGTAATGGTCTTTCTTTCTACAAAGGAAACATGACATTTTAATTGTCATTGTTGGGATCCTTAGAGTTGTTCTTCTAAAACGATTCACACTCTTATTCGCATTCAAGTGTTTATTGTTCTTACTAGAACttccaattttaacatttttcacattCACTTTTGAATCGGTTTTAGATACACCTTTAACCGGACTTTCGTCTTCAATTCAGTGATGTGGTTTGAATTGATCTAAAGTGAGATCTTCTGACATGTTTCTTAATGTCTTCACATAGTTTAGAAAATCCTTTAGGAAAATATTCATATACTCTATCACTTTAAGAGTTTAAATTCTCATCCTTTAGATTTTCTACTTCACTTTATAACATTTAAACATGTTAAACTTTCATTCTTATATCTCAATTCAAATAAATTTGCAACACATGCAAATATTCTAACAAAGAAACTCATCaatcaatttgaaattcaaattgcCCTTGAACAAGAAATTTGTACCTTCAATGTTCAAACCATGAAGATAGCTTTTAATGCATTCACAATGTGAAAGAATTATCACTTTGTCTTGCCAACAAAGAAACTCGTTTCTTTAAGCCTTATTCCATTGAATCTTCTTTATGATCGATTCATCATTTAAAGAACACTTCAAATCCAAGCCAATTGCTCTTTCTACTGTGTAAAATTGGTTCCATCAAAGCTATCCAATTTCACCAAACCATGATTCAACATCTTCAAAGTTGTACCATCATTTACTCCTTGTCTTGTAGTcaaatattgtctaagattATTGGGGATATTatacaaagtaataatggaagaataaggttaacacaaaagacaaacaaaaaatatttaacttgGAGGCACTATATTgttttccttagacaatatttgctcTCCACACTTttgttgctaaagggttatcGCAAATTTGTCTCCAGGatacaaccaagatgttgggCTTTACAGATAGTAATTTTGGATAATGACCAcaggatttcttgtgtttcttgtgttatttttcaagtgaacattagtctctatttatacccatagaGTTATGTTTCATGAAAAAGCACGTATGgagagttagttattttttcataaaacggTTAACAAAGATTGAAACGTCTTCAACCTTTCTGAACAGTCACtagaaaattctgcagaaaattctagaaaattcagatttttgaattttcacttagaaaattctagaacttgaattttcactttatgaaacCATATTTTCCAAactcaaacatcattattacaacctatccttgtatatacctatataaaAAACAGTACTTTCCTTTCTCACTTTCACCTATCTCACACTAACCAATTCAAATCTCTAGCAAATATTCCTATAATACCAGCAAATGTTGAAGGAAATCAAAGGGGTAATTATAGAGTGCTTATATCACAGCAGATTCTCAAATTTTGTGTTGGGTTTTGTCAACtcttttgctgaaagtattccATTGCTCTTCTATATAACCAAAAGGCCATTCCTCTTCCAAACCCGTGagaagcaggaaaaaaaaaaaattggagttcATTTAATTTACTATTTCCTCTATCTTTCTTCAATCTTAGTATTGGGCATCCAATGACAAGTTCGAAGTTCTGTTTGTAAGTGCACATTAACAGAACTGCTGTTGTATCCTGGAGAGCGACCGCCTGAGCCATTTGCACCGATGGAGTCATTCTAGTGGGGTGAAATCACTTCTTTAGGACAACGGATTAAGTTTTGTGCCTCGGCTTAAATCGATAAGTTTATATCTCTCTACACTCTCATCTTATATCTCTAATCTGCTTTGTATTTGTAAATTAATTTGGGCAATTTTCAAACATTATTTCCAACATATGCatctatcaaaaacaaaatctaaaagaaaactAGTTGTTCCCTGCAGCTAGCCTTTTCGCTATAGTCGACATTGCATTACAAAGCAGATGCGATTTGTCATTTTGTTGTGGAAGAAAGGGCGAGGCCGGAGTTGTTACATCTTTGCAGGTATTAATATCAATCAGGCAATCAGATGATGCAGCTTCGAGGGCAAGGAAGTCCTTGATGCGCCACCTCTCATTTGCATAGTTTATTTTACTAACGGCATTGACATAAGAATCTAGGCACTGTAAGTACTTGTCATGGAGATTAGGGTCCGTGGTCTGACCAAGTTGTGACTTAATCTTCGTTTTAGTTTCAGTGGCAGTGGCATTGGCCAAGTTGATTGAGATTTGAGCAAGGCCATAGAGGTCAGTGGAGGCTGTGCGGGGGTCGGATTGTAAAGCTTTCAAACAAGAATTACGGTCTTCTGTCTGGGCACATATTTGAGAGAGCACATCATTGCCTATCTTCACACTAAACCTTGATTGTGTGGGGCTAATGCATAGGAATATGGCTAGTAGACGAGAAATCAACAACAAGGAGGAGGAACAAAAGGAAGGAACTATTTGTTTCATGTTTAAAGGTGTTCTTCTACCAACGAATTGGGGTTTGATTCCTTGGGAGGGTATGGAATAAGATGTATTGAGAGActtatctatatttatatattactaaaagctaaagtgtagtatttaatgttgctacgctcaggttgagccacatcagcagtcatgtcattactatttttttcgtGAATTTGTCctacttttaaaaatagttttcctaAATTTAGAAATactaataaaaagtaaataattccCAACCTTATCTCTTACACGGTTACAATTTTAGATAGTAACCCTTTGTGTTCCacaattacaattttaaatgacaATCCTTTGTATTCCACGGTTACAATCTCAAATGGCAACCCTTCAGCTTTCAAACGCCCGACCTTAGCTTTCTAACCcattcatctctttctctcttcactCTATATtaatacaatttaaaaatagttttcctaATACAATTGTATTAgcaaaattgatcaattttactaatacaattttattatcTCCCTCATTTTTCGGGGTATAATACCTAAATGCTATTGGCCatttatttcaattattataatttCAACCATTCGTGCATATAtatgaaaacaaattaaattgattattccaataaatcttttttttcctttatgtcAATTATCCCAATATATGTGGGTATCGGAGTCCTAaattcttctcctcctcctctaaTGCCAAAAATACCAACTTGTAATTAACTACAAAATCCCAAATTCATAAAAGTGATGCAACTCCTAATATGTCTTCTATATTTTcaagattatttaaaaaataaaaaattaaaaaaaagtaaaaaaaaaaaaaaaaaaaacacaaaacaaaagagtCATGGGTTGCCAAaccaaattaaattttcaacGAAGATTAATCCTTATGTGTAATGGAGTCGAATCTTCAGGGGTTAGCCCTTTAATTTGACCTCATTTACTATATATAGTTGATATGCATTTGGAAAATTGACTAGCTTCTGAAATTTAGGGTACGTTTGATACGCTGTAATAGCTCCTGTAatagaatagttattcatatgtaatatcaattcggtcatttggttgcatctttattacatggattagttattacattggaataactattctttaaattgaagaatagctattcctctctaaaatggatgtaatagctattccttagtgtatataataggttttaaaattaatatatttccaaaaatataaagtttctttatacatcatcttttacaagttttccatatgtaacaaccaaacttatgaatagtaataattattcaattacaaTGTCTTTTATTcccagtaataaagattactattcctAATGTAATCTACAATCAGTGTAACAAACATATCCTTAGCGAAATCCACAAGGTCATGACGTGTTTTCCAATCCTTAAGGGTCAAGATTTGCATAAAATTGATCGAAacttccttttgtttttctttgggtGTCCTCTCCtcatg
This genomic stretch from Quercus robur chromosome 4, dhQueRobu3.1, whole genome shotgun sequence harbors:
- the LOC126722730 gene encoding pectinesterase inhibitor-like: MKQIVPSFCSSSLLLISRLLAIFLCISPTQSRFSVKIGNDVLSQICAQTEDRNSCLKALQSDPRTASTDLYGLAQISINLANATATETKTKIKSQLGQTTDPNLHDKYLQCLDSYVNAVSKINYANERWRIKDFLALEAASSDCLIDINTCKDVTTPASPFLPQQNDKSHLLCNAMSTIAKRLAAGNN